A portion of the Zootoca vivipara chromosome 6, rZooViv1.1, whole genome shotgun sequence genome contains these proteins:
- the CTXN1 gene encoding cortexin-1, which produces MENASTLDYELLSPGRVEPVPSPFGMDAEQKTVFAFVILLLAFLVMLMVRCFRILLDPYSRMPASSWTDHKEGLERGQFDYALV; this is translated from the coding sequence ATGGAGAACGCCTCGACGCTGGATTACGAGCTCCTGTCCCCGGGGCGAGTGGAGCCGGTCCCCAGCCCCTTTGGGATGGACGCGGAACAAAAGACAGTCTTTGCCTTCGTCATCCTCCTGCTGGCGTTCTTGGTGATGCTGATGGTCCGCTGCTTCCGCATCCTGCTAGACCCTTACAGCCGGATGCCCGCTTCATCCTGGACCGACCACAAGGAGGGGCTGGAGAGGGGGCAGTTTGATTATGCCCTGGTATAA